The following DNA comes from Thermodesulfobacteriota bacterium.
CGGACCAGAACAGGCCGAACTCATCGCCGGGCGCGTAGAAGTCCGTGCATTTGTAGATCACATCCGCAAAATCACTGATCACCACAAAACCGTGGGCAAATCCTTCCGGGACATAGATCTGCCGCCGGTTCTCCGCCGACAGTTCGGCGCCGGTCCAGCGGCCGAAGGTGGGAGATCCTTTCCGGATATCCACGGCCACGTCAAAAATCGTTCCGGTCACCGCATAGACCAGTTTGGCCTGGGGATGGCGGAGCTGATAATGCAGCCCCCGCAGCACGCCCTTTTTCGAATGGGAGCGGTTGTCCTGGACAAAGTCCCGGTCGATACCGGCCTCCCGGTAAACATCCCGGCGCCAGGTCTCCAGGAAGAATCCGCGCTGGTCCTTAAAACAGGCCGGCTGGATCAGCCGGACGCCGGGAATCGATAATTCGTTTACGGTTATACCCATTTGACCATCTCCGTGGGCGTCAGCTCGGCGATTTCATAAAGATAGCGGCCGTAATCGTTTTTGGCCATTTCCGCGGCGATTTCTTTCAACTGCTC
Coding sequences within:
- the rfbC gene encoding dTDP-4-dehydrorhamnose 3,5-epimerase encodes the protein MGITVNELSIPGVRLIQPACFKDQRGFFLETWRRDVYREAGIDRDFVQDNRSHSKKGVLRGLHYQLRHPQAKLVYAVTGTIFDVAVDIRKGSPTFGRWTGAELSAENRRQIYVPEGFAHGFVVISDFADVIYKCTDFYAPGDEFGLFWSDPAIGIDWPVVSPILSDKDLKNPALDQIPADLLPG